The Vibrio pomeroyi genome window below encodes:
- a CDS encoding LysR family transcriptional regulator: MKIEDLKLFTTVVELGSFTAAANALDLPRANVSRRINDLEKSLNIQLFFRTTRSLSVTKSGELYYNELLKALSALEKANHMASNLLEVPHGRVKIGLLPETGDIVQATLFKFQDLYPEIELDIRSISNGFIDMYRQGLDLAMHGGRLRDSNVVARKVMDLRRIFVASPEYIAKSGKPTTLEELSKFPFVCFRWPSGDVDKEWEISGQVVKVEPSIVSDSIGFVKGASTRHRGIALLPQLMVRQELKEGSLINLFPDHTMQQEEAWLLYPQRKALSHASQLLIDFLLQELPNL; the protein is encoded by the coding sequence ATGAAAATCGAAGATCTTAAATTGTTCACCACCGTGGTCGAGCTTGGTAGCTTTACCGCCGCTGCGAATGCATTAGACCTTCCAAGAGCGAACGTTAGTCGCCGTATCAACGACTTAGAGAAGTCTTTGAACATTCAGTTGTTCTTTCGTACAACACGCAGTTTGTCAGTCACAAAATCCGGCGAACTCTATTACAACGAGCTATTGAAAGCCTTAAGCGCACTTGAAAAGGCCAATCACATGGCGTCTAACTTGTTGGAAGTGCCACATGGTCGAGTCAAGATAGGTTTGCTACCTGAAACTGGTGACATCGTTCAAGCCACCCTATTCAAATTCCAAGATCTTTACCCAGAGATTGAACTTGATATTCGCAGCATCAGTAACGGCTTTATCGACATGTACCGCCAAGGATTAGATCTTGCGATGCATGGTGGTCGTTTAAGAGATTCTAATGTTGTCGCGCGTAAGGTAATGGATTTGCGCCGTATTTTCGTTGCTAGCCCTGAATACATTGCTAAATCAGGTAAACCTACAACGCTTGAAGAGCTGTCTAAATTTCCGTTTGTTTGTTTCCGTTGGCCGAGTGGTGATGTTGATAAAGAGTGGGAAATATCAGGCCAAGTTGTAAAGGTAGAACCGTCGATTGTTAGTGACAGTATTGGCTTTGTGAAGGGCGCATCTACCCGTCATCGAGGTATCGCCCTGTTGCCTCAGTTAATGGTGAGACAAGAGCTTAAAGAAGGCTCACTGATCAACCTTTTTCCTGATCACACCATGCAACAAGAAGAAGCTTGGTTGTTGTATCCACAACGCAAAGCACTCAGCCATGCCAGTCAATTATTGATTGATTTCTTATTACAAGAATTGCCAAATCTCTAA
- a CDS encoding sugar transferase, whose protein sequence is MMNIEQLSTQNLYQYKISRAKRTFDFVSSLIALILLAPVFPLIAMAIALTSRGPIFYRQLRVGKSTPEKMEIFEIMKFRSMYEDAETRSGAVWATENDPRITPVGRFLRKTRLDELPQLINVLKGEMSLIGPRPERPTFYTKLENEIPYFADRTYGVMPGITGLAQVNQGYDTCIDDVRRKVGFDHSYALSLCSMKSWIAADLSIITKTIVVMVDGRGR, encoded by the coding sequence ATGATGAACATTGAACAGCTATCTACCCAAAACCTATACCAATACAAAATCTCACGTGCTAAACGTACTTTCGATTTCGTAAGCTCACTGATTGCTTTGATTTTGCTAGCACCCGTATTTCCGTTGATTGCGATGGCGATTGCACTCACTTCTCGTGGCCCTATTTTCTACCGTCAACTGCGTGTAGGCAAATCAACACCGGAGAAAATGGAAATCTTTGAGATCATGAAGTTCCGTAGCATGTACGAAGATGCAGAAACTCGCTCTGGTGCAGTTTGGGCTACCGAGAATGACCCACGAATCACACCCGTTGGCCGCTTTTTGAGAAAGACACGTCTTGATGAGCTGCCACAACTGATCAATGTATTGAAAGGTGAAATGTCTCTAATTGGCCCACGCCCTGAACGCCCTACTTTTTACACCAAACTAGAGAACGAAATTCCTTACTTTGCTGACCGTACATATGGTGTAATGCCTGGTATCACAGGGCTTGCACAAGTGAATCAAGGTTACGACACCTGCATTGATGATGTACGTCGTAAAGTTGGTTTCGACCACAGTTACGCATTAAGCCTGTGTTCAATGAAATCTTGGATCGCTGCCGACCTAAGCATTATCACTAAAACGATTGTGGTGATGGTCGATGGCCGAGGCCGTTAA
- a CDS encoding glycosyltransferase family 2 protein: MIDWLLAGLCLFSGALIVYHHAAYPLLLRWYAKGHPARQVEESHRCYKDEQQDCTLPTITILVPAFNEEQWIADKIRNLASLDYPKKKLEVIIACDGCTDKTVDIAQMTIQEAMCSDVYFEIHDHKVNRGKVAVVNEEVTRITSDITAMSDVSALISLDALLIAAAHFESDKVGVVNATYQLCPTGNEGENTYWQYQTAVKESEASLGSSLGSHGAFYLFRTHLFELLPLNTINDDFILPMRIVKQGYIAEYETQMVALELEASNLETDFKRRLRISAGNMQQAIRLFGLFSPKFKGIAFAFFSGKGLRLLTPYLMIVCLVCSILLSNYWLFEALLWAQVAVYTIGILGCILPKRLVNKPISLISYLIVGHYANFIGGIRYLIGLENSPWTRANH, from the coding sequence ATGATTGATTGGTTGCTTGCGGGACTGTGTTTGTTTTCAGGTGCGTTGATTGTCTATCATCACGCAGCCTACCCTTTGTTACTGCGTTGGTATGCGAAAGGCCACCCTGCACGTCAAGTTGAAGAGAGCCATCGTTGTTACAAAGATGAGCAGCAAGATTGTACGTTACCGACTATCACCATTCTTGTTCCCGCCTTTAATGAGGAGCAATGGATAGCAGACAAGATTCGTAATCTCGCTTCGTTAGATTATCCAAAGAAGAAGCTGGAAGTGATCATCGCTTGTGATGGCTGTACCGATAAAACCGTCGATATCGCTCAGATGACCATCCAAGAAGCAATGTGCAGTGATGTTTATTTTGAGATACATGACCATAAAGTAAACCGAGGTAAAGTCGCGGTTGTTAATGAAGAAGTGACACGTATAACCAGTGACATTACAGCGATGAGTGATGTATCTGCCCTTATTTCATTGGATGCCTTGCTTATTGCCGCCGCTCACTTTGAAAGTGACAAGGTTGGAGTGGTAAACGCAACGTACCAACTTTGCCCAACAGGCAACGAAGGTGAAAACACCTATTGGCAGTATCAAACCGCGGTTAAAGAGTCAGAGGCTTCATTAGGTTCGAGCCTAGGTTCTCATGGCGCTTTCTACTTATTTAGAACTCACCTATTTGAACTGCTTCCACTCAACACCATCAATGATGATTTCATCTTGCCGATGCGAATCGTTAAACAAGGTTACATTGCAGAATATGAAACCCAAATGGTGGCATTAGAGTTAGAGGCATCGAATCTAGAAACAGACTTCAAAAGAAGACTTCGTATTTCGGCGGGCAACATGCAACAAGCGATTCGACTGTTTGGCTTGTTCAGCCCCAAGTTCAAAGGCATCGCGTTTGCGTTCTTCTCAGGAAAAGGCCTGCGCCTACTCACTCCATATTTAATGATTGTGTGCTTAGTGTGCTCAATCTTACTCAGCAACTACTGGTTATTTGAAGCATTGTTATGGGCTCAAGTTGCTGTTTATACCATTGGCATACTTGGCTGCATCTTGCCAAAGCGTCTAGTAAACAAACCTATTTCATTAATCTCTTATTTGATAGTTGGACACTATGCCAACTTCATTGGTGGCATTCGTTACCTAATCGGACTAGAAAACTCACCTTGGACACGAGCGAATCATTAA
- a CDS encoding glycosyltransferase has product MNTHLTKHGKKIIHVVQHLAPGGLETLTLDLLRLAKPTDQVLIVSLEGTKQESVNNWPKLEPYKEQIVFLDKAPGVQFNIIIKLIKAFNAIRPDVVHTHHIGPLLYAGYAARVTGVPTRIHTEHDAWHLNNNKRRRLQALALKAAQPTLVADATRVYNQLRTAFSYENIITIKNGVDCKKFKPMSKEQARASLNLPTDKHIIGCAGRLEHVKGQDQLIKALTLLPKNMVVAFAGGGTKRNQLEQLTNRLNLSDRVIFLGLVEDMTTFYGSLDTFCLPSRHEGLPLSTLEAQACNIPTVAMDVGAVDETLCPISGTLVKKGSITGLANALLENQNERFLSPRHYVLENFDIIKMVSSYNDISEGAYA; this is encoded by the coding sequence ATGAATACGCATTTAACGAAGCATGGCAAAAAGATCATACACGTTGTTCAGCACCTTGCGCCGGGTGGGCTAGAAACCCTAACTCTGGATTTACTGCGCCTTGCCAAGCCAACAGACCAAGTATTGATTGTCAGTTTAGAAGGTACAAAACAAGAGTCGGTCAACAATTGGCCGAAACTAGAGCCATACAAAGAGCAGATCGTCTTTTTGGATAAAGCACCAGGCGTACAATTCAACATCATTATTAAGCTAATTAAAGCCTTCAATGCGATTCGCCCTGATGTGGTTCATACCCACCATATTGGCCCACTGTTATACGCTGGTTATGCCGCTCGCGTAACAGGGGTTCCAACTCGAATCCATACCGAACATGACGCTTGGCATCTGAACAACAACAAACGTCGTCGATTACAAGCGCTTGCTTTAAAGGCCGCTCAACCAACGTTAGTCGCCGACGCAACACGTGTTTATAACCAACTACGCACCGCTTTTTCTTATGAGAACATCATTACCATCAAAAATGGCGTTGATTGTAAGAAGTTTAAGCCAATGTCGAAAGAACAGGCGAGAGCAAGTCTAAACCTGCCGACAGACAAACACATCATCGGTTGTGCAGGTCGACTAGAACATGTCAAAGGCCAAGATCAACTCATTAAGGCACTGACTCTTCTACCTAAAAACATGGTTGTCGCATTTGCTGGCGGCGGTACGAAGCGCAATCAACTAGAGCAACTCACTAACCGCTTGAATCTGAGTGACCGAGTCATCTTTCTTGGCCTAGTTGAAGACATGACCACGTTTTACGGATCGTTGGATACCTTCTGCCTACCTTCACGTCATGAAGGGCTGCCGCTTTCTACACTCGAAGCTCAAGCGTGCAATATTCCAACCGTCGCTATGGACGTTGGTGCTGTCGATGAAACTTTGTGTCCTATCAGCGGAACACTCGTTAAAAAAGGCAGTATCACAGGATTAGCCAATGCCTTGTTAGAGAATCAAAATGAACGCTTTTTATCACCTCGACACTACGTTCTTGAGAACTTCGACATCATCAAAATGGTTTCGTCATACAACGACATCTCAGAAGGAGCTTACGCATGA